From the genome of Bacteroidota bacterium:
TGTTGCGGATGAACAGAATCCGATTGCCAATATGGCAAATATTGTTGCTGCTCTAAAACAAGCTTTTTCATATTACTCATGGGTCGGATTCTATTTGTACGAAAATACATCAAACCAACTTGTCTTAGGACCGTTTCAGGGAAAAATTGCCTGCACAAGAATTGCCGTCGGTAAAGGTGTCTGCGGAACATCGTATCAAAAGAAGGAGACGCTTATTGTTCAGGATGTGAATCAATTTCCAGGTCATATCTTTTGTGATGGCGATTCAAAATCTGAAATTGTTGTACCAATTTATGATAAAGGAAATATTATAGGTGTGCTTGACGTTGACAGTCACGAATTCGACAGTTTTAATGAAACAGATAAACTATATCTTGAACAATTGATGCACACTATTTCTGAAAAAATTAGTCTGACATGAAAAAAAGAAAACTTCAAAAAGCACCAAAGGCATATAAAAATTCAGGATTTCTCGCAAGCAGGGATGCTCGTCCATTACGGATTTTGTCTGAATTTTTAGAACCATTAAGCCGGTTCAACTACTATAATGTCAAAGATACGATTGTATTTTTCGGTTCTGCAAGAATCAAACCGAGAAATGAAACAATTAAACATCTTCGGGCACTTGCAAAGAGTGGTAACAAAAGAAATATTCATTCAAAAAAATATCATGAGCAATTATTACAAGCCGAAGTGGCAGTAGAGATGTCTCGGTATTACGAAGATGCTGCGGAACTTTCGCGGTTGATCACTGCATGGTCTACCAAACTCAAGACAAAAAACCGATTGTTAGTTTGTTCCGGCGGCGGACCAGGAATTATGGAAGCTGCCAATAAAGGTGCGATGATGGCAAAAGGAGAGTCTATCGGATTAAATATCAGTCTTCCATTTGAGCAATATCCAAATTCATATATTACTCCAAAATTTAATATGGAATTTCATTATTTCTTTATGAGAAAGTTTTGGTTTATGTTCCTCGGCAAGGCTCTCGTAGCATTTCCGGGCGGGTTTGGAACTCTGGATGAATTTTTTGAGTTATTAACATTACTACAGACTAAAAAGGTCGGCAAAAAAATGACTGTGATTCTTTATGGAAGAAATTTCTGGAATAAGATTATCGATTTTAAGGCATTGGTAAAATACGGCATGATTAGTCCGGATGATATGAATTTGTTTTCCTTTGCAGAAACTCCAAAAGAAGCATTCGCTATTTTGAAAAAAGATGTGTTGAAAAATTATTCCGAATTTCGATGAATGATTTAACCGAAAAAGAAGTGAGTGAAATTAAGTCGCTCATCACATTGATCGATGATGAGGATGAATCGGTCTATGCCGTTGCTCGAGAACGTTTGTTAAGTTATAAAGAATCTGTACTGGAATTTATACCTTTTATTGAAGATAAAAACACTGTCGCCGAAAAACGCCTGAGCGAGGTCCGTGAAATCCTCATCCGCGCTTCATTCAAAGAACAACTTCGGAAATTAAAACGTGACCAAGAAGGTGATATTGATCTGGAAGATGGCGTGTTTCTTTTTGCCAGGCAGCGATACAAGGATCTTGATGTTGCTCGCTATGTTGTGCAATTGAATCAGTATGCGTCAGAACTGAAGGAAAAACTAAGTTCCAATACGGACGAAACGGAAATTCTTCGAAGGGTAATTTCATTTTTTACTGATGAAAAATCATTTGTCGGCAACCGCGACGATTATTATAGCGAAGAGAATCATTATATTAATCGTGTGCTGGACACAAAGATCGGTATTCCGATAACGTTGAGTGTTGTTTATCTGCTTGTTGGACGGCGCATCGATCTACCCATCCAAGGTATCGGACTACCGGGACATTTCGTTTTGAGATTTTCGTTTGGAAACTCGCATGTATATTTTGATCCGTTTAATGGTGGGAAGATACTTTCCCGAAGCGATTGTGAAGAGATTGTGACAAATTTAGGATTCAAATTCACGGAAGAGTACTTGCAGCCGGTATCAAATAAGCAAATTCTTGAGCGAATGCTTCGAAATATCATTTTAACACTCGAAAAAAAACATGAAAATGAACGGATAGAAACAATCCGCCAATTCATTGATACTATCAATTCCGATTTGTAACTTGTCTATATCCAATGGGGGTGTTTTGGCTTCGACGGGGTCGGGAATGGATAGATTTGCATACCGTGCACGCCTTTACGCACGTAAATCTCAGGGCAAACAATAAATGCAGATAACTACGGTTACGCACTCGCCGCTTAATTAGCCACGAGCGCCAATACAGAGCTCTCCTGATGGATCTGTAACGGCGTCGACTTAGTCAGGATAGTTGATATTCAGTGAAGGTAATATCAATGAGCTATCAAATCCTTTGCTGCGTTTCGGATGCTTTGCGTTCGGCCAAGAATCCGGAATTAAGATAAAAAGCTGAACTATGTATGTAGAAGGTCTATTGGTTTTCACTTCGGACCGGGGTTCGAATCCCCGCACCTCCACAACAAATGAAACGATGTAACTTGCCAAGTTCAAAAGACTTGGCAAGTTCATTTTGAGATATTTCTATGAAAATTCACTTTACAAAAATGAGCGGTGCAGGCAACGACTTCGTTGTTGTTGACAATCGGTCAGGAATAATTTCTGATCCGCATTCCTTCTCAAATACAGTTTGCAACCGAAGACTTGGAATCGGTGCAGATGGTGTATTATTGCTTGAGCGAAGTGATATTTCCGGGTTTACTATGAAATATTACAATGCTGACGGTTCAAATGCAGGAATGTGCGGCAATGGCGGTCGGTGCATAGCAAAATTTGCTTATGATAACAGTGTCGTTACTTCAGATAATTTTTCATTCGAAGCATTTGGACACATTTATGAATCAACAAGGATTGACAGCACATTGTTTGATTTAAAAATGAAAAATCCCTTTGATGTAAAGTTAAATCAAGAGATATCGTTAGACAGCACGACTGTTAAAGCTAATTATATAAATACAGGTACAGATCATTCAGTCATTTTCCTGGATGATAATTCTCAATTAGGAACGCTTGAGAGTGCAGATATTTTTGGAATAGGAAAAAAGATACGCTACCATAACATCTATCAACCAAAAGGGACGAACGTTAATTTTGTTTCGAAGTTAACGGATAATATCATACAAATAAGAACTTATGAGCGTGGAGTTGAAGATGAAACTTTGGCTTGCGGAACGGGATCTGTAGCAAGTGCAATATTAAGCTCCATGAAGTATCAAATGAAAAGTCCAATTCGAGTAAAAGTATTGAGCGGGGAGTTTTTGGAAATATCATTTCAGAAGACAATCAATAATTTTTTCGATGTGCGATTAAAAGGAAGTGCAAAAGTGACTTTTTATGGAGAAATAGATATATAATAATACTCAAGGTTTTTCCTTATATTTGGCATATAGATATAATAAGGATTATGTTAAGTTAGTTAACATCAAGTAAATACTTCTTATTTCTTCAGATATTCTTCAATTTGTTTTGTAGTTCTTGTGTTCAAAATATTCTTTTTTTCGCACCATCCTTTTCTGGCTATACCGACCCCAAATCGAACATCGGTCAATCCGGTAACAACGTGTGAATCGGGATTGATTGCAATCGTTACACCCTTGCTAATCGCGTATTTGACCATTCGCCAATCAAGATCGAGTCTCATTGGATGAGCATTAATCTCAATGACTTTTCCAAGATCTGCTGCTACGTTGATGATCTCCGTCTGATTTAATGGATAACCATCCCGTTCAAGCAACAATCGTCCAGTCAAATGACCAAGAATCGTTACATGCTTATTCTTAAGAGCTTTTAGGATTCGTTTTGTCATATCTGCTTCGTTCAGTTTAAAGTTACTATGCACTGATGCAACAACATAATCAAATGTAGCTAACGTCTTATCATTAAAGTCTAAATCCCCATTTGTTAAAATATCAACTTCTGACCCTTTAAAGAGTCTAAACCCCTTAAATTTTTGGTTTAGCGAATCAATCTCCTTATGTTGTTTTTTGACTCGATCTTCAGTCAATCCATTTGCATACGCTGCAACTTTACTATGATCAGCAATGCCGAGATACTCCCAGCCGAGTTTCTGTGCTCCTGCAGCCATTTCGGAAAGCGTATTATGACCATCGCTATAGTTAGTATGACAGTGAAATGTTCCTCTGATGTCATTATATGTCACTAATTTTGGAAGTTTTCCAGACTGAGCGGCTTCAATCTCACCTAAATCTTCGCGCAGTTCGGGCTCCACGTAATCAAGACCGACTGCCTTATAAATATCTTCTTCTGTCTTACACGTAACTACTTTTTTGGACTTTCTTCCCTTTTCACTGGAATCAATAATGGCAAAACCATATTCATTTAATGTCCATCCGTTCTCTCTCGCTAATGCACGAACGCGGATATTATGTTCCTTACTTCCTGTAAAATAATTGAGTGCAAATGGAAACTCTGCATCGGCTACTACTCGTAGATCACAATTAATCCCGGCATCCAACACCACACTTGATTTTGTTTCACCGTCTCCGGTGATTCGTTCGACGCTCTTATGTGACGTAAACAGTTTCATGATCGCCGAAACGTCATTCTTTTTTGCACTCACAACAATATCGATGTCACCAATCGTCTCTTTTTTTCTCCGAAGACTTCCGGCAATTTCTGCACGAATAATTCCTTTGTGTGAAGTAATCGCACTAAATATCGATTGGGCAGCATTCTCAGCTACATTGATATGGAATTTTGAAGAATGTTTACGAACCTGTTCAATACCAAGAAGAATATTTTCTTCAGTCTTTTTCCCAAATCCTTCTAATTTTTCCAGTTTCCCTGCTTTGGCAGCCTTCTCCAAACCTTCTATGGAAGAGATTTTGAGATTCTTATATAAAAATGCAACCTTTTTCGGTCCCATCCCTTGAATCTTCATCATATCGAAGATACCGGGAGGAAAATATTTTTTAAGACTTTCGTGATCGGGAGATTTACCTGTGGTCACGAGATCAGAAATGACCTTTCCGGTACTTTCACCGATCCCTTTTATTTTACGGATCCCACCGCTCTCAACAAGTCCTTTCAAATCATCAGTAACGCCGCCAAGTACACGAGCAGCATTGTGGAACGCTCTGCTTTTAAAAGGGTTCTCTCCTTTTAATTCAAGAAGCGTTCCGACCTCATCAAGTATATCTGCTATTTGTGTTTTATCCATAAACGCTCAATATTTTTTGTTCACAAAATTACTGAGTAACACTTTTCCGTGCTGTGTCGCTATTGATTCTGGATGAAATTGAACACCAAAGACCGGATACTTTTTATGTTGTACACCCATCACTACACCATCTTCAGTCCTTGCCGTTACTTCAAGTTCGCTCGGCATTGTTTTTGGTGCAATCACAAGTGAGTGATATCGCGTTGCGAGAAAGCGATTTGGAATGGAATTGAAGATTCCCTTCCCTTCGTGCAGCACTTCAGATGTTTTACCATGAACAACGGTTGGAGCTTTTACAACATCGCCGCCAAAAGCTTCACCGATTGATTGATGGCCAAGACAAACCCCCAGAATTGGAATTTTCTTATAAAATTCTTTTATCAATGGCACCGATACACCAGCTTCTTTTGGTGTGCAAGGTCCCGGAGAAATAATAATTGCCTGAGGATTAAGTTTACGAATTTCTTCAATTGTTATTTTATCATTCCGAACAATATGCATCTCAACGTTCAGCTCGCCAACATATTGAACAAGATTGTATGTAAAAGAATCGTAATTGTCGATTATTAAAATCATATTTTTATTTTTAACCACAGAGTCACGGAGGCACAGAATGAATAATATTTTAGAACTTCTCCGTATCTTTATAAATTTGTGGAAAAACTTAAAGTACTGTTGCTTCTACGGCACGAATCACCGCATCCATTTTAATCAGTGTCTCTTGATATTCTTTTTCAGGAACAGAATCATACACTATTCCCGCCCCTGCTTGAAAATAAGCATAACCATCTTTTATGATTGTTGTCCGAATGGCTATGCATGAATCAAGATTACCGGAAAAATCTAAATACCCGATTGCTCCACCATAAATACCACGTTTCACCGGCTCCAATTCAGCAATAATCTCCATCGCACGAATTTTCGGCGCACCGGAAAGTGTTCCTGCAGGAAAACAAGAAAAAAACGCATCGATTGCAGAGAGTTCTTTCTTAAGTTTTCCTTTTACATTGGAAACAATATGCATCACGTGTGAATATTTTTCAATTACCATATATTCCGTCACATCCACTTTCCCGAACTCGCTGATGCGTCCGATATCGTTACGGCCAAGATCGATCAACATTAAATGCTCGGCAACCTCTTTCGGATCAGCAAGCAAATCTTTTTCCAAGGCAGCATCTTCCTCTTCCGTCTTACCGCGTCGGCGAGTTCCAGCTAGAGGACGAGTTTCCACAATGCCATTTTCTACACGAACCAATAATTCCGGCGATGAACCAGCAATACACAGTCCATTTAACGAAAAATAATACATATATGGAGAGGGATTTATCACGCGAAGCATTCGATAAATTGCAAATGGATCCCCCAGATATTTCCGCTTCATTCTGTGTGAAGGGAGCACTTGGAAAATATCTCCTTCAACAATATAAGCGATCGATTGTTCCACCATCTTCTCATATTGTTGTTTGCTGATCGATTGTTCTATTTCCCCTATAACAGAATGTTCTGTTTGCAACGAAACAGATTTGTTAAGAATCTGTTTCATCTTCGCTATTTCCGTTGCAGCTTTTTCATATTCAGAACGGAGATATATGTCTGTGGAGCCTTTCGGAACATACGCATTAGAAACAATCAACAATCTTCGCTTTACATTATCGAACACAAACAAGGTATCGAGAAACATTAATAAAGAATCATCCAGATTCAATTCATCCAGTTTTGCCGAAGGGATGTTTTCGATCAATTGAATCGTTTCATATCCAAAATATCCGATTGCTCCGCTGGCCAAACGCGGCAAACCATCAACATGTGCAGTCTTATAGTGAGAGAATATTTTCTTCAGCGCTTCAATTGGACTCGTGATCCCCTGAACCAATTTTGGAAGGACGGTAACATCGGGATGACGAGATTGAATTTCAAATTGTTTCCCACGAATAATAAAATTACTGAATGGGTTGAATCCAATGAATGAATAGCGTCCAATCTTCTCTCCCCCCTCAATACTTTCTAATAAAAATGAGTACGGACTTTCATCACGCACTTTTAGATAGACTGAAACCGGCGTTTCTGTATCTGCCAGTACCTCATCAAACAGCGGAATGACATTGCCTTGTGACGTTAATGTTTTAAATTCTTCAAATGAGATCATATTCTAATATTATACTTCGATGGAAGGCCACGTAATTTCTGATTTTCCTTCTTCGTATGCGTCTACCATTTTTCGTACTTCGGTTGGAACAGGAATAGATTTTCCTGTTTTTGGATCTGTCCACACCATAATTGCAACATTTTTCGCAATAGGGATTTTCGTTCCAGTGTGGATCATAAACGCTTCACAGACAAAGCTCGAATTTTTTATTGAAGCAACACGAGTGTAAATTTTCAGCTCGTCATCAAATGTTGCTGAGTTAAAATAATCAAGCTCATTTCGTACGATAACAATCCGCACCGACCCGGAAATCGATCGTTCATCAATCTTCATTCCAATCGATTTGAAATATTCTACACGTGCAATTTCAAAATAGAGTAGATAATTTCCGTTGTGGACAATTCCCTGCCAATCAATCTCGTAATTTCGAACTGTAACGCCGTGAGTATGTTTAAATTTTGAAATATCCATAAATTTTTGAAACATATAGGCACATAGTTCACATAGAAAGAACCATGCTTCTATTAATGAAACATCTGTTTGAATTTTTCCGCTGCAAATTTTACTTGTTCCATCGAAACATCAAGATGCATTAGTGCGCGAAACTTTGTGAATGTACCTGCAGAGACAAGAATCCCTTGATCTTTCATCACAGCAATGACTTCTTGCGGTGTTTTTCCACTTTTTGTCACATCCACAAGAACGATATTGGTTTGAACACTTTCAAGATCAATTTCAAATCCGTCAATAGTTGAAAGTACTTGTGAAAAATATTTCGCCTTATCGTGATCTTCTTTTAAACGCTCAATATTATGGTGAACAGCGTAAAGAGCTCCCGCAGCAATAATTCCGGACTGCCTCATTCCCCCTCCAAAAACTTTCCTCCATTTATGTGCTTTTGTGATAAATTCTTTTGTTCCGCAAATGGTTGATCCTACCGGTGCGCCGAGACCTTTGGAAAAACAGACTGAAACAGAATCAAAATATTGTGCCCATTCTTTTACAGGAATTCCTGTTGCTACCGACGCATTCCATAACCGAGCTCCATCAAGGTGAAAAATAATTTCCCTCTCTTTGCAAAACTGTGATAGCTTTTTGATTTCGTCTATCGGAAAAATAGCTCCTCCGGCACGGTTATGTGTATTTTCCACACAAATCACTCTCGTCCTTGGCATATAGTATAGCGCAGGACGGATATGCGGCGGTAATTCCTCTGCACGAAAGACTCCACGAACCCCGGGAATCGTTTTGACTTGAACTGCGGACATTATTGACGGCGCCGCAGTCTCGTAATTAAACATATGAGCGTCCTGTTCCATAATCACTTCATCACCCATTTCGGTATGAGCCTTTAAAGCAAGCTGATTGCTCATACATCCACTAGGGACAAACAATGCTTTTTCTTTCCCCAACAGAGAGGCAACCGTTTCCTGCAGTTTGTTTACAGTCGGATCTTCTCCAAAAACATCATCTCCTACCTCGGCATTTGCCATTGCTTCACGCATTGCTTTGGATGGTTTTGTCACAGTATCACTTCGAAGATCAATAAATTGTTGACTCATAATTACTTCCTAAAAAATCCATAACCTATTGAAAATAAAAAAATAAATGCTGTTATGCTCGCACAAATTCTTGCTAACCAATCTCCGTGTTGAGAATAGAAAGTCTTCGTTTGTAATGGTTCTATCTTATGGTGAATATATGCTTCGGTGTACATTGTAGTTTGGTCGTACATTCTCCCCATAGGATCCACAAATGAAGAGATTCCTCCGTTTGCGCAGCGAACTACCCAGCGACGATTCTCTACTGCCCGCAAAATGGAATATTGATTGTGTTGTCTAGCACCGGACGTATTTCCCCACCAACTATCATTGGTCGTAAAAACAAGGAACTCACTCCCTTTATTGACAAATTGTGCTACAAATTCCGGGAAAATAGATTCATAACAAACCATTGCAAGGAATTTTGCATTGAACTTTTTACTTTCAAATATCGTACTATCTTTTGCTAATCCCCAATTGCTGATTCCTACACCCCATCGCAATGGCTCGATGAGAAAAGGAACCTTATTTGCATACGGAATACGTTCAGCAAATGGAACAAGTCTCATTTTACTATATGTCTGCACTATATTAGAATTTGGTTCTACATGCATAATGGAATTAAACGAGTCATACCTAATATTCGTTCCTTTAATAACACTACTTGTTGCTGGCGCATTTTCAGCTTCATAGTATTGAACGCGAACATACCCAGAGATAACAGAAATTTCGAGGCTATCGATAATATTTTGGAACTCCTGCATTTGTTCATAGTACGACGGTAGATTAAGCAGAATAGCTGATTCCGGTAATACAACTAGATCAATATTTTTATCGAAGTGTTTGCCTATAAGCTGTAAATATCGCTTGGTTTGGTCCCAACGACCTGAAAAGGTATTTACATTCTCCCATTTGTTCCAAGGGTCAACATTGGGTTGGACAATTCCGACATTTATTTTTTTATTTTCAATATTGTGAAACGTTTGTTCATTTACCGAATATACGTTAGGTAAAATATAAATTGCGAGAATCGTCACCCCAAGGTAATATCTTGTGTTTTTTCGAATGCCAGATTGAACAATTCTTACTAAAAAATAAACCAATACATTAATTATTAAAATCCACAAAGATATCCCATATACACCTGTTATATCTGCGAATTGAATTTTTTCGAGCTGATATGTTTGACTGTTTCCGAGTGTCAGCCACGGAAAAGCTAATTCTCCAAGAGCATACAGCCATTCCATTGAAATCCAGATAAAAGGAAAAAATATCACCGAGTATCTACTTTTGAATCTATTCTTAATAAAAAAATAGACTAACGCGGGAATTGTCAATACCAAAGGTTCCCAAAAGTATAATGCCACACCGGCGATCATAAGATAAGGATCTCTACCATGAGTAAAACCACCAACCCAATACAATGATAGCAGCGAGAATAAAAAAAATGTAAAATAGGCGTATCGAAAAAATCTTCCAAAAGAATCAATCGAATCTGCTAAGATAAGAAATGGAACTAGTCCGACACACGCTAGAACTCCAAATTGAAAGGGTGGAAATGAGGAGCTTAAAATAACTGCAGTCGCGATAGAAAGGAGTAGTAAAAATCGCTTTTGAGAATCGAATCTAAAATATGAAATCACAATGAGTTAGAATTATTATTCGAATGTATATTCTTTAATTTTGAATTAACTATTTTCCATAAACCAACACTAGTTAAACCTATTCCAAATCCTAAAATTCCACCAGCAAGAATGTCAGAAGGATAATGTACGCCAACGTAAGGACGAGAAAGAGCAACTAAAACTGCAAACGTATACCAATACCATTTCTGTTTTGAATAAAAATGTGAAATAACAGTAGCGCCAGCAAAATTATTCACTGCGTGAGTAGACGGAAATGAAAGTCCTCCCCCGCAATCCACCAGCATTCTAACTCCGTCAAGAGTTCTACATGGACGTATTCTTCCGAAAATTTCCTTAATAAATGAACTATTCAATTGATCACTAAAGATTATCGTTATTATCAATATTCCAACCGTAATCCTTCCTGTTTGACCACCCTTCCATATTACGTAGAGCATCCAAACCCCTGCAGCTATCAAAATAGGTTTTTGTTTGTTTAAGTCGGTGAGAAAAGGCATTATCCAATCCAAAATCGGATTGGCGATTGTGTGATTAATAAAAAAGAAGATTGCAACATCAATGGAATACAAGAACTCAATCATTCTTCTTTCCTCTTCTTTGATACCATATAATTATTCCAATAAGTGCCGCCATAACTAATAGTGAAGTAACAATTTGACTATAAGTTGTTAAATAGAAACCTATCAATTCCCAATTTTTACCGACCAATGTTCCAGCATAGACCAGTATCCAATTCCAGATAAATGCACTTATAAAACAAAGTATGGCTGTCGGGATAAATTTTACCTCCGCCATCCCTGCAAAAAACCCTACCACTGCACGGGTACCTGAGAGGAACCTATTTGCGATAATGAGCCAATAACCAAATTTCCTAAACCATGTTTCGACTTTATGAACTGATTCCAATGGAAAATATTTTATCCTCCCCGTTTCGATAATCTTGAGACCAAACCAATCCCCAATCTTATACATTGTCATAAAGCCTGTAGTACTGCCTAGCGTAGAGATCAATAAAGCAGTAAAAAAATCAATTCGACCTATTCCTACCAAATATCCCCCCGCAACGATCATTAAATCACTTGGAGACGGTGGGAAAAGATTCTCAATGTATGCGATAAAAAAGAGTGATGCATAAATCCAAAACGGACTCAGTTGTTGAAGATATGTTATTATTTCTTCCACCATATACTTTTATTTTATTGAAGCAATTGATGTAACCGCATAAGCAACAGCACCTTCGCCAATGCCAATGAATCCCAATCCTTCACTAGTAGTCGCTTTAATAGATATTTGATTTGAGGTAATTCCTAATGCGGTAGAAATGTTATGTCTCATATTGTCAACATATGGTGCAATTTTTGGCTTTTCGAGAACCAACGTTGAATCTATATTTACAATAGTGTAGTTATTCTGCCGCATTAAGTTGCCGACATGATTCAATAGCACTATACTTGATATACCTTTAAATTTTGGATCTGTATCCGGAAAATGTTTGCCAATGTCTCCCAATGCTGCTGCACCGAGCAGTGCATCACAAATGGCATGTAGCAGCACATCGGCATCTGAATGCCCTAGAAGTCCTTTTTCAGAAGGAATTTCAACCCCGCCGAGGATCAATTTTCTGTTGGAGGTCAATTTGTGCACGTCAAATCCAAATCCAATACGTGTCATTATGCCTTGATTTTAAAGTTAATAAATAAATGATGTGGATTACCCCATTCCACAATGACGTCTTCCACGCGCGAAGGTTTTGGTCCCATCCTCAATTCCTTGATTAAGTCTTCAATCCAATCCCTCTTCCCTTCAACTTCTAAATAGACTGAACCATCTGGAAGATTCTCTACATAACCTTTTACTTCATATTTTCGGGAAACACGGTCAGCAAACCATCGATACCCAACACCTTGAACAATTCCTTTAACAGTTATTTTCGCATTAACAATCATTATTCTTCTATCTGTTGTACTTT
Proteins encoded in this window:
- the ispF gene encoding 2-C-methyl-D-erythritol 2,4-cyclodiphosphate synthase; translated protein: MTRIGFGFDVHKLTSNRKLILGGVEIPSEKGLLGHSDADVLLHAICDALLGAAALGDIGKHFPDTDPKFKGISSIVLLNHVGNLMRQNNYTIVNIDSTLVLEKPKIAPYVDNMRHNISTALGITSNQISIKATTSEGLGFIGIGEGAVAYAVTSIASIK
- a CDS encoding phosphatase PAP2 family protein; translation: MIEFLYSIDVAIFFFINHTIANPILDWIMPFLTDLNKQKPILIAAGVWMLYVIWKGGQTGRITVGILIITIIFSDQLNSSFIKEIFGRIRPCRTLDGVRMLVDCGGGLSFPSTHAVNNFAGATVISHFYSKQKWYWYTFAVLVALSRPYVGVHYPSDILAGGILGFGIGLTSVGLWKIVNSKLKNIHSNNNSNSL
- a CDS encoding DedA family protein, which translates into the protein MVEEIITYLQQLSPFWIYASLFFIAYIENLFPPSPSDLMIVAGGYLVGIGRIDFFTALLISTLGSTTGFMTMYKIGDWFGLKIIETGRIKYFPLESVHKVETWFRKFGYWLIIANRFLSGTRAVVGFFAGMAEVKFIPTAILCFISAFIWNWILVYAGTLVGKNWELIGFYLTTYSQIVTSLLVMAALIGIIIWYQRRGKKND
- a CDS encoding acylphosphatase: MIVNAKITVKGIVQGVGYRWFADRVSRKYEVKGYVENLPDGSVYLEVEGKRDWIEDLIKELRMGPKPSRVEDVIVEWGNPHHLFINFKIKA
- the lnt gene encoding apolipoprotein N-acyltransferase, which produces MISYFRFDSQKRFLLLLSIATAVILSSSFPPFQFGVLACVGLVPFLILADSIDSFGRFFRYAYFTFFLFSLLSLYWVGGFTHGRDPYLMIAGVALYFWEPLVLTIPALVYFFIKNRFKSRYSVIFFPFIWISMEWLYALGELAFPWLTLGNSQTYQLEKIQFADITGVYGISLWILIINVLVYFLVRIVQSGIRKNTRYYLGVTILAIYILPNVYSVNEQTFHNIENKKINVGIVQPNVDPWNKWENVNTFSGRWDQTKRYLQLIGKHFDKNIDLVVLPESAILLNLPSYYEQMQEFQNIIDSLEISVISGYVRVQYYEAENAPATSSVIKGTNIRYDSFNSIMHVEPNSNIVQTYSKMRLVPFAERIPYANKVPFLIEPLRWGVGISNWGLAKDSTIFESKKFNAKFLAMVCYESIFPEFVAQFVNKGSEFLVFTTNDSWWGNTSGARQHNQYSILRAVENRRWVVRCANGGISSFVDPMGRMYDQTTMYTEAYIHHKIEPLQTKTFYSQHGDWLARICASITAFIFLFSIGYGFFRK